From Musa acuminata AAA Group cultivar baxijiao chromosome BXJ3-8, Cavendish_Baxijiao_AAA, whole genome shotgun sequence, one genomic window encodes:
- the LOC103993628 gene encoding uncharacterized protein LOC103993628 produces the protein MTSVESNSEDSSAKNSRKDPGWKYNYLKDPKDPNVVTCIFCEKTTGGGIFHAKQHQVGNLKNVSACKMCPPDVKEELLAYMNDKKIQRNESYEISPEDDIQYLTDDDEGVDHSENVNASGKRISHKKGKEVMISKKTKKGPMDLYMFQESKKVIRGQKGAKLIQTGINDDCDEEIRARTIQHIARFFYQAGIPINACHLDSFKEMIEAIGRYGPKLRPPSYHELRCPLLKKELEYTNDLLKGHKNTWVKHGCSIMSDAWTDMRQKSIINFMVNCSLGTMFVKSIYASSFIRSGEKTFELLDKFVEEIGEQNVIQVITDNGSNYVLAGELLQAKREHLYWTPCAAHCIDLMLEDIGKISYIKMILERAIFLVGFLYSHTGTLNMMRGFTSKKELVRYGVTRFTTSFLTLQSVYRQKHNLINMLTSNKWVSSKWAKDAKGKRASDIISMSFFWNQIVYTLKVMSPLVRVLRLIYNEKKPAMGYIYKAMDRAKETIQKSFGGNEEKYKHIFAIIDKRWECQLHHPLHAAGYYLNSEFFYKDSSIKFNVEVVSGLYQCIARLVPDIEIQDKIINELSLYKNAEGLFGNPMAIRSRTTLSPAEWWNLFGNSTPNLQQLAIKILSLTCSTIGCERDFSIFENIHAQRRNRLEHQRLHDLVYIKYNQALKARYNLQNGIDPISSQDIDDSNEWLVGEAGANLQNVEDEFIFEDNNLTCGDVTRVSGVGELRTCTRQLTKAKLSARALNSSLVIVEEEDNYFDEAEPKEYKSTEEEEEDDDKFKNDEVNYDDY, from the exons ATGACAAGTGTAGAGAGTAATTCAGAAGATTCATCGGCAAAAAACTCAAGAAAGGATCCCGGTTGgaaatacaattatctaaaggatcctaaagATCCTAATGTTGTGACGTGTATTTTTTGCGAGAAAACTACTGGAGGTGGCATTTTTCATGCAAAGCAACATCAAGTAGGGAACCTTAAGAATGTATCAGCATGCAAAATGTGTCCACCTGATGTAAAAGAAGAATTACTGGCTTAtatgaatgataaaaaaatacaaagaaaTGAATCTTATGAGATTTCACCCGAGGATGATATTCAATATCTTACAGATGATGATGAAGGAGTAGATCATTCAGAAAATGTCAATGCTAGTGGGAAAAGAATATctcacaaaaaaggaaaagaagttatgatttCCAAGAAGACTAAAAAAGGACCAATGGACTTGTATATGTTTCAAGAATCAAAGAAAGTTATACGAGGTCAAAAAGGAGCAAAATTAATACAAACAGGTATAAATGATGATTGTGATGAGGAAATACGTGCAAGAACgatacaacacattgctcgcttcttctatcaagcTGGAATTCCCATTAATGCTTGTCATTTAGATAGTTTTAAagagatgattgaagctattggaagatatggtcctAAATTAAGACCGCCAAGCTATCATGAGTTGAGATGTCCATTATTGAAAAAAGAGTTGGAGTACACAAATGATTTGTTGAAGGGTCACAAGAACACATGGGTAaagcatggttgctctattatgtcagatgcttGGACCGATATGAGACAaaagagtataattaattttatggtcaaCTGTTCTTTAGGAACTATGTTTGTAAAGTCAATATATGCATCTTCCTTTATAAGATCTGGAGAAAAGACATTTGAGTTACTTGACAAGTTTgtagaagaaattggagaacaaaatgtcaTTCAAGTTATAactgacaatggaagcaactatgttttagctg GTGAATTACTCCAAGCAAAAAGagaacacttgtattggactccatgcgCGGCACATTGTAtcgatttaatgttggaggatattggaaagatttcaTATATCAAGATGATTTTAGAAAGAGCGATATTTCTCGTTGGATTTTTATATAGTCATACTGggactttgaatatgatgagaggatTTACAAGCAAAAAAGAATTAGTAAGGTATGGTGTCACACGATTTACTACTTCATTTCTAACATTGCAAAGTGTGTACCGTCAAAAACACAACCTTATAAATATGCTTACCTCGAATAAATGGGTGTCAAGTAAATGGGCAAAAGATGCAAAAGGTAAGAGAGCCAGTGATATTATCTCAATGTCATTCTTTTGGAATCAGATAGTATATACGTTAAAAGTAAtgagccctcttgttcgagttctTCGGCTTATATATAATGAAAAgaagcctgcaatgggatatatttataaggctatggatagagccaAGGAAACAATTCAAAAATCTTTTGGTGGAAATGAAGAAAAGTATAAGCATATATTTGCGATCATAGATAAAAGGTGGGAATGTCAACTTCATCATCCACTACATGCAGCAGGATACTATTTAAACTCAGAATTCTTTTATAAAGACTCCTCCATTAAGTTTAATGTAGAAGTTGTATCTGGATTATATCAGTGCATTGCAAGATTGGTTCCAGACATTGagattcaagataagattatcaacgaattatctttatataagaatGCTGAGGGTCTTTTTGGAAATCCTATGGCAATTCGATCGAGGACAACCCTATCCCCAG ctgaatggtggaaTCTATTTGGAAATTCTACCCCGAACTTGCAGCAATTAGCTATCAAAATTCTGAGTTTGACTTGTAGTACGATTGGTTGTGAGCGAGATTTCAGTATCTTTGAGAAT ATTCATGcacagagaagaaatcggttggagCATCAACGATTGCATGATCTGGTctatataaagtataatcaagcactAAAGGCTCGTTATAATTTGCAAAATGGTATTGATCCAATCTCGtcacaagatattgatgattcaaatgaatgGTTGGTGGGAGAAGCGGGTGCTAACTTGCAAAATGTCGAAGACGAGTTTAtatttgaagataataatttGACATGTGGAGATGTGACAAGAGTTTCAGGTGTTGGAGAATTAAGAACATGCACAAGACAACTCACAAAAGCAAAGTTGAGTGCAAGAGCCTTAAATTCATCACTTGTCATTGTTGAAGAGGAGGACAATTATTTTGATGAAGCTGAACCAAAGGAATATAAATCaactgaagaagaagaggaagatgatgataagtttaaaaatgatgaagTTAATTATGATGATTATTGA